The stretch of DNA GATGCAATTGAGCTGCAAAAGTTAGCAAAAAACCGTACTGGTGCATAAGCCCGGAAAAGTGGTTCAATCCAACCCGGAAGTGGTGCATAAATCTCCGAAACTGGTGCAATCGAGCGGCAAAAGTCAGCATAAAATTTCCGTCGATACAAAAATCAGTCACAAGTACATTCCCGCCACCTCAAGCAGCACCAAACTTACATCTTCCTGTCTAGAGCAAGGAACCTGCATTATTGTCTATTGTTTCAAGCATTTACTCCATATATAATGTAAACTTCTTAGTAAACATTCTAACCCTCCCATATTCTTCCGTCACAAATTCGCTACTAATTCGTAACAAATCTGTTCAAAATGTGATATATTTCACAAACAAATTCGGTTTATACTGTATATATAATGTGTAAAGGAACAGTAAATGAGGTGACATAAATGGAATCAGTAGAGTTTAGTAGGTACTTGTCTATGTTAACACTATCCGTTCACGTTGTATTTGCGACGGTCGGGGTTGGGGTACCGCTTTTTATTATGGTTGCGCATTGGCTTGGATTAAAGCGGAATGACGATCATTATTTATTAATGGCAAAGCGTTGGGCTCACGGATATGTCATTAGTGTAGCAGTTGGTGTTGTAACAGGAACAGCAATTGCCCTCCAACTAGCATTATTATGGCCACGGTTTATGGAATTCGCTGGTCAGCTAGTGGCACTTCCATTATTTATGGAGACGTTCGCGTTTTTCTTTGAAGCTATTTTTCTAGGAATATATTTATATACGTGGGATCGTTTCAAAAACCCGAAGCATCACTTCTACCTTTTAGCACCTGTGCTGATTGGTGGTGCGATGTCGGCGCTATTTATTACGTCCGTAAATGCGTTCATGAATACGCCACAAGGTTTTGCTGTATTAAATGGTGAATTAACAAACATCTCTCCTCTGCTCGCGATGTTTAACCCAGCGATGCCGACGAAAGTAGCACACGTGTTAACTTCAGCGTATATGACAGCGGGTTTCATACTTGCATCAATTGCTGCTTTTCACTTAGTGAAAGGAAATCGTCATGAATATCACCGTAAAGGGTTAGCTTTAACGATGAAAGTTGCTTTTGTTTTTACAATAGCAACAGCGTTAGTTGGAGACTTATCTGGTAAATTCCTTGCTGAGTATCAACCAGAAAAGTTAGCTGCTGCGGAATGGCATTTTGAAACAGAAGGGGAAGCACCGCTCGTACTTTTCGGTGTCCTTACGGAAACAAATGAGGTAAAGTATGCTATTAAAATTCCGTACGCATTAAGCTTTTTAGTGCATAGTAATTTTACAGGAGAAGTAACAGGATTAAATGATATTCCAGAAGAATATCATCCACCATATATTATTCATTACTTCTTTGATATTATGGTGTCGATTGGAATAGGACTTATGTTGTTGTCACTCGTTTATGTGATAGGTCTTAAATTTAATTGGTCCATCATTCGTTCTAAAGTTTTCCGCTGGGGCTTAGTTGCGTCAGGTCCGTTGGCGATGGTTGCGATTGAAGCTGGTTGGTGGTTTACCGAGTTAGGACGTCAACCTTGGATAATGAGAGGATATATGACGACAGCTGAAGGTGCGACAACTTCACCATACGTCTGGGCAATGTTTATCGCCTTTGCTGTTTTATATTTTATTTTGATGGTTGGAACGATTGTCGTATTAACTCGGATGTTTAGAAAAAATCCAGTTGAAAATGAAATCGAAAAGATACGTGAGAAAGGGAGTGTTGCCGTATGACGATTGAAATATTAGGTATATCCGTACTATGGCTATTCCTTTTCGGTTACGTAATCGTTGCCTCGATTGATTTTGGGGCTGGATTCTTTAATGCGCAAACGCTCTTAACAGGAAAGCATCATATCGTAAACACTGTCATTCAAAGATACCTTTCACCAGTTTGGGAGATTACGAATGTGTTCCTTGTCTTCTTCTTCATTGGCATGGTAGGTTTCTTCCCGAAAACAGCATATTATTTTGGAACAGTACTTTTAATTCCGATTAGTATTTCTATCATTCTTTTA from Sutcliffiella cohnii encodes:
- a CDS encoding cytochrome ubiquinol oxidase subunit I, which gives rise to MESVEFSRYLSMLTLSVHVVFATVGVGVPLFIMVAHWLGLKRNDDHYLLMAKRWAHGYVISVAVGVVTGTAIALQLALLWPRFMEFAGQLVALPLFMETFAFFFEAIFLGIYLYTWDRFKNPKHHFYLLAPVLIGGAMSALFITSVNAFMNTPQGFAVLNGELTNISPLLAMFNPAMPTKVAHVLTSAYMTAGFILASIAAFHLVKGNRHEYHRKGLALTMKVAFVFTIATALVGDLSGKFLAEYQPEKLAAAEWHFETEGEAPLVLFGVLTETNEVKYAIKIPYALSFLVHSNFTGEVTGLNDIPEEYHPPYIIHYFFDIMVSIGIGLMLLSLVYVIGLKFNWSIIRSKVFRWGLVASGPLAMVAIEAGWWFTELGRQPWIMRGYMTTAEGATTSPYVWAMFIAFAVLYFILMVGTIVVLTRMFRKNPVENEIEKIREKGSVAV